A region of Nostoc sp. HK-01 DNA encodes the following proteins:
- a CDS encoding transfer complex protein TrsK-like protein, which produces MRNNTQTQLINDNQPFRVEQLQNPNHDVGKYTHHFLTPNGLALLGALGVYFVMKVVLGDGSKKKKIATSYWGGNKETVTAKKKALQQIANPKCDSAALYIGQHRFKDSKTPRQSNVIPLYIPDAQRGTAAIGAPGSGKTYSAVNPMIYSAIDQGFGIVLYDFKYPSQAKIAAYARLKGYDVHIFAPGFPESEVCNPLDFLRDSSDAETARQLATVINKNFRILTNASEDGFFGPSGDQLTQAILMLTKEFGEYADIMTAAAILSSEQMINRLMGASLNPWIRIAFGQLFSSAASEKTVAGITATASLMFTRFMAKNTLGCFVGKTTLPLEIKRKQMIIFGLDRERRDAVAPLMTSILHMTIARNIASKRVDSGPLIVALDELPSIYLPDLYRWLNESRSEGFCGILGWQNMGQLEKNYGKEVAKTILGACSTKFVFNPGENESAQLFSSFLGDEEIKYKHKSRSTGGGKPSTTTSEQEKTKKLFESAQFLKLPAGKCVFINPAYANKEEGSVPLLKTIKIGDYVDKIEKYNQQKWQKLVKNMALHSTQKYPTQQDLDIRIKEVDRRLPIPQEPVEAGVEALPVDGMRSML; this is translated from the coding sequence ATGAGAAATAATACTCAAACACAGTTGATTAATGATAATCAACCATTTCGTGTTGAGCAATTACAAAACCCCAACCATGATGTTGGCAAGTATACACATCACTTTCTCACACCTAATGGATTAGCACTATTAGGGGCATTAGGGGTTTATTTTGTAATGAAAGTGGTGTTAGGAGATGGATCTAAGAAAAAGAAAATAGCCACCTCTTATTGGGGAGGAAACAAGGAAACTGTTACAGCAAAGAAAAAAGCACTTCAGCAGATAGCCAATCCCAAATGTGATAGTGCTGCACTGTACATTGGGCAGCATCGATTCAAAGATTCAAAAACCCCACGGCAAAGTAATGTAATTCCTTTATACATACCAGATGCACAAAGGGGAACGGCAGCGATCGGCGCACCGGGAAGCGGGAAGACTTATAGTGCGGTCAACCCGATGATATATTCAGCAATTGACCAAGGATTTGGGATTGTCTTGTATGACTTCAAATACCCATCACAAGCCAAAATTGCGGCGTATGCCCGATTAAAGGGCTATGATGTACACATATTCGCACCAGGGTTTCCGGAATCAGAAGTATGCAACCCGCTGGACTTTTTAAGAGATTCGTCTGATGCGGAAACAGCAAGGCAATTAGCCACAGTAATTAACAAGAATTTCCGAATATTAACTAACGCCAGTGAAGATGGATTTTTTGGCCCGTCAGGGGATCAACTGACCCAAGCGATATTGATGCTGACTAAAGAGTTTGGGGAATATGCAGACATAATGACTGCTGCTGCCATTCTTTCTAGCGAACAAATGATTAACCGACTGATGGGGGCATCACTAAATCCCTGGATTAGGATAGCGTTTGGTCAACTGTTCAGTTCTGCGGCTAGTGAAAAGACGGTGGCAGGGATTACAGCGACCGCCAGCTTAATGTTCACTCGTTTTATGGCGAAAAATACGCTGGGGTGTTTTGTGGGTAAAACTACTCTGCCGTTAGAAATTAAGCGAAAGCAGATGATTATCTTTGGGCTGGATAGAGAACGCCGTGATGCTGTAGCTCCTTTAATGACGAGCATTTTACACATGACAATAGCGCGGAATATTGCTTCTAAACGAGTGGATTCTGGGCCATTAATCGTTGCACTAGATGAATTACCGTCGATTTATTTGCCTGATTTATATAGATGGCTGAATGAATCACGAAGTGAAGGATTCTGCGGTATTTTAGGCTGGCAGAACATGGGGCAGTTAGAAAAGAACTACGGGAAGGAAGTAGCGAAAACTATCCTGGGGGCTTGTAGCACTAAGTTTGTGTTTAATCCTGGTGAAAATGAATCAGCACAATTATTCTCCAGCTTCCTCGGTGATGAAGAAATTAAGTACAAGCACAAGAGTAGGTCAACTGGTGGCGGTAAACCAAGTACAACAACTAGTGAACAAGAAAAAACTAAAAAATTATTTGAATCAGCGCAATTTTTGAAGTTACCTGCTGGTAAATGTGTATTTATTAATCCGGCGTATGCCAATAAAGAGGAAGGTTCAGTACCGTTGTTAAAAACGATAAAAATTGGTGATTATGTGGACAAGATTGAAAAATACAATCAACAAAAGTGGCAAAAGTTAGTAAAGAATATGGCACTGCATAGCACTCAAAAATATCCAACACAGCAAGACTTAGATATCAGAATAAAAGAAGTAGATCGCCGCTTGCCTATTCCACAAGAACCAGTAGAAGCAGGAGTAGAAGCATTACCCGTTGATGGAATGAGATCAATGCTTTAG